ttataaatagtaatatcaCGTCTTGTTTTGTGTGGACATGACTTGATCTTATGCAgggtagtttttattttctgcGTTAGTATACAGGGCAGCTACCATTGGCTCTTTATTCGACTAATTCCTTATGGAAGAAATGTCACAACTcataaaataattgtgatttTGGTTAAGAAATGTAGAGGATCTGATcaattataagaattattctttgTGGTAACTGCCTGGTGCTTCTTAGTTAATCATGAAAGAAAGCAATAAGAAATAACAGTGTCTTCGTAATAGTTAGAACAATACAGAGTTATGGGTTACCAGAGCAAACCTCAGTAGAACCGTCAATGAGGAGCTGCATATTACTCTTGCCATAACACAGTGCTTTGATCACCTCCGTGATTGTGGGGTGCGTTTGAAATTGATTCTCGAGTATCTGATAAGCCTCAGTCTCAGTAGCCTCTACAAGCATTAATTAAACAAGATATTTCCTTAGCATTACTCCCTTTTCGTGACACTGCAATCTAGGTGTAATAAGATGCAAGAGAAGAGGACTCCATTCTTTTTAGAACTCGGGCAATTATGCTTTCTTAACAGTGTGTTGCTAACCTATTTGTTGTTTGCAAATATTGAATTGCATCTTAAGATTGTTGAGGATGTGGTCAAGATTGTAAGCCAAGCTGGATAGGTCGTCCACTGCTTGCTGCCTGAAATCAGGGCAACCATGGTCATTTAATAGTGCTATATATGGGATTATATATCAGGTACATATATAACTTCAAATGAACCTTTATTAGTTCTAATTCTGTACTCATTGATTAAAAACTGCACAGCACTCTCCGTTGAGAGAGATCCAACAACATTGGAACCATGGATAGAAAAGTAGTACTGTGTTAGCATTGCCCGCACAAGGATCGATAGCTCAAGTGGAGAAATTGTcctaatatttcatattttctaAACCCATATTCTTACACAAAAATAACCTCGAGTTAAGATTTTGAAGAGGGAATATTGCAATGGATCGACAATGAGAACTTACTCATCACCAGTGATGCGAGTCATCTGAGTCGAACAACCAACAACAGTTCTGATGACCCAATAAACATGAATGGGGATATGGTCCAAGGCTTTTGACAATGCTGGTACATTCTCTCTACCGTAGTTAGGAAGCTTCTCCAACTCAAAAATGCACCTAATCACTTCCATTGTTCCCTTGGTCAGATTGATAAGTTCAGTAAATGCTTGCTGGTGTTTCTGAAACTGTATGCGCCCTACTAAGACTGGTATTTGCTTCAGGGATGCCACTGATTTGGCGAGTTCATCAGAAGATTGCAACTGCACAAGGAACCAGAATTCTCCAAACCCAAAAGCAAAAGCCGCTAGTGTCATCACGGCCCTTGCATCCCATGAGTAGTCTGATAACATGCGAAGTATTGACAGTGTCGTTTCGTGTGCATTTCCCTCACCCGGAGCGTTGCAATCCAtctataattaattacatatttatttgctcTTTAATCAATGACATTCAaggcaaatatatattatatttgaataaattatgcTAGTCTTCTAATTAGTAAGCCATTTTAGTTAATTAGTGTAAGAAAAAAAGGCTTAAAATAAAAGTTCGGGTcacaatataagaaaaattctatacaccatactatcaTCCTACTAattaagatgtgacacattttttttaagatgcgacacatttatcactattgaatgatcatttattggatgtttctttatcatccaatgatgataaatgtgACACATCTTACTTAATTGGATGAAAGTAGAATGTGAGTatggtatataatattactaagTAAGTAATGGACAGTACTAGGGTGTACACTAAATGTGCATTCCAAATATGCATATAAGtacaattgcatttttttttaaatattttttaaacatctttaaatatttaaaaaattaagatatacTGGTGTGCATATTTAGTGTGTATATTTAGAGTGCATATTTGGTGTGGGTATTTGAAATGTACATTTGGTGTGCATAGAAGGGTTTTCCATCcacataagattttttttttttttttgataagtccaTCCAGGATAAGATTTTAGACAACGATAACTTTTGATCCAAGAAGATTTAAGTGGTCAtttaataagttaatatttcAAACTGAATATCCAATGAATTTGTATCAGTAAGTAAGCCAAACTCTTTccttttattaaaatgattactGAGAAAGTTAGAAAGTGGGAGAGTgggtccctctctctctcccttttatgAATGATagaggttatatatatatatatatatatatatatatatatatatatatatattgtatttggGTAATGAGGTGATGTTAaatattatgtgaataatagtgaaaaataataataaaataaataataataataaaataacaaataattactCTACTCTAGCCCATAATCACCAATTTAGAGAAAACAAAAggagatgaaattaaataaagtttaaagttaTGATAACAAAGGTAATTTAAAACATTAGTAAGATTAATTAAATAGCTACTGTAATATGTTTGTATGATAAGAAATCGTTTTAATCATTCACAATTAGTATGAACATTATGGTAAAATAATCAGTCATTAATAGATCATGACTGTCCTCGCACCAGAAAAGTTgcagcagaaaaaaaaattaaataagaactAACTAACATGATAAAGtggtaatattattaatttatatgaatcAACCATGCACCATTGGTTAATTTTGGTTGTCTACAATGATACAAAGCATTACGACGGAAATTATTACTTTAAAAGAAAAGCCAAATGCTGACCTTGCAGGAAATCTGCTTAAGTATACAGAAGGGGGAACTGAAATTGGCACTTGGGGACATGTCCTCAACGTTTATCACAGGTGCTTGGGTACCCTGCGCGCAGTAAGCTAGCCGTAAGTAAAAAAGAATGTACTCACCTACAGCTCTGGCTTGCTGATAAGTTTCAAGGAATCTAAGAGAGATCCAAATGAATCAAACACAATAGCCAGATTCATGGATCGAATAAGCAGGACGGTAGTGTACCGGCAGAAAACTACCAACAATAGGGGTGGTGTGCTTAAGGATGTCTTCAACCACAACGAAAAGGGACTCGGCGTCAATAAAATTTCCTTCACCAGTAACACGGATAGCAGCAACTTGATTCATGATCTCGTCATCCAGCTTGTACGCCATTGATGCTTCCGAGCCGCTGCCCATGTTATGCTAAATATCAAGTCAATAAGAATAGAGTCCGAaactaattttcatatttgtgtgTACATATATTTGACGCAGCCTGGTTTTTATGTGCCGTTGCAGTCTTGCAGATCAAGCTCTTTAATTGATTAGGTGCAGGACGCCGACAGATGATGCTCGtgtttttttatgcaaattgcGTGGCCTACTAGCAACCATGGAAACAGAGATAACGAGTACGTCAAGCGGAAACCTGTAATCGAAtctaataattcaatttttgtcTATATTCTAACCAAGTCTGGAATGCTCGCTTCAAGTGGGGTCCATCtcgaaatcaaattataaacctgttttattattttcattctcATTTGAATATATAGGCCAGATTATAAACCTTAATGAAGTAATTTTTGAACCGAGTTCTTCTGCGCTGATGTCTTTAGTTTTAGAActaatatttcaatttatacAACAGTTTGCACAGCGTagcatcaattttcttttattttctatttttattttttaacacaaGGCACTGAATTGAAATTGTAAAAATGGGCGAGATCAATCAAAGCTTGTTTGGAGCCTcagaataaaa
Above is a genomic segment from Juglans microcarpa x Juglans regia isolate MS1-56 chromosome 1D, Jm3101_v1.0, whole genome shotgun sequence containing:
- the LOC121236718 gene encoding protein SIEVE ELEMENT OCCLUSION B-like isoform X1 encodes the protein MGSGSEASMAYKLDDEIMNQVAAIRVTGEGNFIDAESLFVVVEDILKHTTPIVGSFLPGTQAPVINVEDMSPSANFSSPFCILKQISCKMDCNAPGEGNAHETTLSILRMLSDYSWDARAVMTLAAFAFGFGEFWFLVQLQSSDELAKSVASLKQIPVLVGRIQFQKHQQAFTELINLTKGTMEVIRCIFELEKLPNYGRENVPALSKALDHIPIHVYWVIRTVVGCSTQMTRITGDE